One segment of Rickettsiella grylli DNA contains the following:
- a CDS encoding shiga toxin A-chain (rRNA N-glycosidase): MFYALQFLSFALLFFYSSFSLAITCSVDFSSPKSYVDSLNKIRERIGIRLPNLTTSQGNMSISVFVLSPSASNIGIIVTLQGIDYDDPNTSVPIRLVLSPENLYLAGFIQGNTFYRFRDRQNTVLPSDIHVQIVDLTTGSDYTELERVGDVRRDRLQINRHSLVTSYRDLNQFSGTALNQASARAMLRFITVLPEALRFRQIQRNFRPVLSQTASNSHYIMSPSNISLTLNWGGLSATLPSYSPDSTQVQVGNIRLNGLTEILYAVALLLDCYHRPKTNVYAQCSMADPIVINKVIWDKKTLSTILSE, from the coding sequence ATGTTTTACGCTCTACAATTTTTAAGCTTTGCCCTGCTATTTTTTTATAGTTCTTTTTCACTGGCTATCACGTGTTCAGTTGATTTTAGTTCTCCTAAATCCTATGTGGATTCATTAAATAAAATAAGAGAGCGTATTGGCATACGACTTCCAAATTTAACCACTTCTCAAGGAAATATGAGCATCAGTGTTTTCGTTTTATCGCCCAGCGCCTCCAACATCGGTATCATTGTAACCTTACAAGGAATTGATTATGATGATCCGAATACAAGCGTTCCAATAAGATTAGTTTTATCACCTGAGAATCTTTACCTCGCAGGTTTTATTCAAGGTAATACTTTTTATAGATTTCGAGATAGACAAAATACGGTTCTGCCGAGTGACATCCATGTACAAATCGTTGATCTCACTACAGGTTCAGATTATACGGAGCTTGAACGAGTCGGCGACGTTCGTCGCGATAGATTACAAATAAATAGGCATAGCTTGGTAACGAGTTATCGTGATTTAAATCAGTTCTCAGGAACCGCCCTCAATCAAGCTTCCGCGCGAGCGATGCTACGGTTTATAACCGTACTTCCAGAGGCCTTACGATTTAGGCAAATACAAAGAAACTTTAGACCCGTCCTGAGTCAAACCGCCAGTAATTCACATTATATCATGAGTCCTTCTAACATCAGTCTAACACTCAATTGGGGAGGATTAAGTGCGACTTTACCGAGCTATAGCCCTGATTCAACCCAGGTGCAAGTAGGAAATATTCGATTAAATGGACTCACAGAAATTTTGTACGCAGTAGCATTATTACTTGACTGCTATCATCGACCTAAAACAAATGTCTATGCACAATGTTCTATGGCGGATCCAATCGTTATCAATAAAGTAATCTGGGATAAAAAAACCTTATCCACTATTCTTAGTGAGTAA
- a CDS encoding coiled-coil domain-containing protein: protein MNAFGDALKQFKRDGFFIYQDHYLTSKQLKKLKASFEELDSGVTYRFHLNNVRLDPYRRSAAVPVLKKNSICIRRSDSSSSAESTNGSSHFAQRIAAFEQFNEEQVETKLTLSRNELAKELLSVFQSGLAWCSIKLERVYFQEGSEEKDYLNIDFHRRLLIHLTQHHTLTTLSLAPFLLHQGSVSLCTFLSKNKYLLDLSLGIVAGKLLDWENLGLKLAEHPVLKQANFENTALNDANCSGLLTLAKNNYQTPIIFPVLRSQDERFVNRVLAQEYQALTERLKETPEQRFKQERLSEESLLNLALNALVKINAVQPITYGGASLHNAAGPKMKLAEGAVSVVSQFIDATVNEAQVAGRLLENNSRKSMRKNQEQNALKLFAYLIGEQDPELLQHSEEARSTLPKVYQDNWDYLKDHLSLFQLNLNNPHPDKNQSIARFLLDKVYEIKNIKALRLLLGTSINIFEPVMDVQEAFLVKAFKNNAQEMKSFKQALLEHIIQDDTAMGAIEKQLETYPDLLVPYQSLIKHLDRYAVILHQREKDNVINQLIAMLKSGLFFIWKEDTAAKRPEEFSGIKYHLERSVQRIVGSGDTGPGSHEFQAARECFEKMMEISEKAQKGRFWASNLHDDVMRFSKQLISELNKIQNKLTNKYKEDAEALAEKQTELKEKHAQEMAKMKAEVDAKQAEIAEKQAEAEVWKTKANAKQAEVDAKQAAADAEIKRLRALLMARRRRTLPQTHATLDTEAAETRSPFFTARR, encoded by the coding sequence ATGAATGCATTTGGTGACGCGTTAAAACAATTTAAAAGAGATGGTTTTTTTATTTATCAAGACCACTACTTAACGAGTAAGCAGCTTAAAAAATTAAAAGCGAGTTTTGAAGAACTTGATTCGGGTGTCACCTATCGATTTCATTTAAATAATGTGAGACTTGATCCCTACCGCCGATCGGCAGCAGTTCCCGTATTAAAAAAAAATTCTATTTGTATAAGACGGTCTGACAGCTCCAGTAGCGCTGAAAGTACCAATGGTTCTTCTCATTTTGCCCAGCGGATTGCAGCGTTTGAACAATTCAACGAAGAGCAAGTCGAAACTAAACTGACACTCTCTCGAAATGAACTTGCAAAAGAATTGCTCAGTGTCTTTCAATCAGGGCTTGCGTGGTGTTCAATTAAACTTGAACGTGTTTATTTTCAGGAAGGATCGGAAGAAAAAGATTACCTCAATATCGATTTTCATCGGCGATTATTGATCCATTTAACACAACATCACACCTTAACCACATTGAGTTTAGCACCCTTTTTATTACATCAAGGCAGTGTATCACTCTGTACGTTTTTATCTAAAAATAAATACCTCCTCGATCTATCGTTAGGCATCGTCGCAGGAAAACTTCTTGACTGGGAAAATTTAGGGTTAAAACTTGCGGAACACCCTGTATTAAAACAGGCGAATTTCGAAAACACCGCGCTGAATGATGCGAATTGCTCCGGCCTACTTACATTAGCAAAGAATAATTATCAAACGCCTATTATTTTTCCAGTGCTTCGGTCTCAGGATGAACGGTTTGTAAACAGAGTGCTGGCCCAAGAATATCAAGCGTTAACCGAACGTTTAAAAGAAACACCCGAACAACGATTTAAACAGGAACGTTTATCAGAGGAAAGTCTATTGAATCTTGCACTTAACGCGCTCGTTAAGATCAACGCCGTGCAGCCGATTACCTATGGCGGCGCTTCCTTACATAACGCTGCTGGACCGAAGATGAAACTGGCTGAAGGGGCGGTGAGTGTAGTGAGTCAATTCATCGATGCAACCGTCAATGAAGCCCAAGTGGCCGGTAGACTACTCGAAAACAACTCACGTAAAAGTATGAGGAAAAATCAGGAACAAAACGCACTGAAACTTTTTGCTTATTTAATCGGAGAGCAGGATCCTGAGTTGCTTCAACATTCGGAGGAAGCCCGTTCGACATTACCCAAAGTCTATCAGGATAACTGGGACTATCTCAAGGATCATTTGTCGTTGTTTCAATTGAATTTAAACAATCCGCATCCGGATAAAAATCAGAGTATCGCTCGTTTTTTACTGGATAAAGTGTATGAAATCAAGAATATAAAGGCGTTGCGTCTCTTACTGGGGACGTCTATCAATATTTTTGAACCCGTGATGGATGTGCAAGAGGCTTTTTTAGTGAAAGCATTCAAAAATAACGCGCAAGAGATGAAGTCATTTAAGCAAGCGTTATTGGAGCACATTATTCAAGATGACACCGCCATGGGAGCAATAGAAAAACAATTAGAGACCTATCCTGATTTGCTCGTCCCTTATCAATCCTTGATAAAACATTTGGATCGTTATGCCGTTATTCTACACCAACGAGAAAAAGATAATGTGATTAATCAACTGATTGCGATGCTTAAATCGGGTCTGTTTTTTATATGGAAAGAGGATACTGCAGCAAAAAGGCCAGAAGAATTTTCAGGAATCAAATATCATTTAGAGCGCAGTGTTCAACGTATTGTCGGTTCTGGTGATACAGGACCTGGTAGTCATGAGTTTCAAGCCGCAAGAGAATGCTTTGAAAAAATGATGGAAATTTCTGAAAAAGCACAGAAGGGTCGATTTTGGGCATCTAATCTGCACGATGACGTCATGCGCTTTTCAAAACAATTGATCTCTGAATTAAATAAAATACAAAATAAGCTGACGAATAAATATAAAGAAGATGCTGAAGCACTCGCAGAGAAGCAAACAGAGTTAAAAGAAAAACATGCGCAAGAAATGGCAAAAATGAAAGCAGAAGTGGATGCGAAGCAAGCAGAGATCGCGGAAAAACAGGCTGAGGCTGAGGTTTGGAAAACGAAGGCTAATGCGAAGCAAGCAGAGGTGGATGCGAAGCAAGCTGCGGCGGATGCAGAAATAAAAAGGTTAAGAGCGTTACTCATGGCTCGTCGTCGTCGAACGTTGCCGCAAACCCACGCGACACTGGATACGGAAGCTGCCGAAACACGTTCTCCGTTTTTTACGGCGCGTCGCTAA